The sequence GCCCCTCTTTCAACGTGGCGCACTGAAGACAGGCAGGGCGGAAATGTACTTGTCGGGATAAAAGAAGAATGCCAATCGATAATTTGTGAAATTGCGAAAAAACTTAAACTATCAGAAGCTCAAATATTATTAAGATGGGGATTGCAGCACGGCTATTGTGTGTTAACGAAAAGTAGCAAACTTGAGCGTATCCGAGAAAATTTAGATTTATTTGATTTTGCAATTTCTGATGATGACATGAAACGCTTGAATAAATTGAATCAAAATAGAGCAATTGCCTGGGCGGCAAGTGGTCTTAATCCAACGGAAGTTGCTCCTCACTTGAAAAAGACTTGAAAAGAAAAAAAGTCAAGACTTGACCCCTTTGGGAACGTTCGAGGAGAGCAGGTTCAAATTAAACCGAGTGAAAATTCGTTACATAATGAAGTGGGTTATATTCAAGAAGAAATGAAAAATAACATTCTTGCTTAAGATGTTTTTTAATTTCTGTTTCCAAATCGTGCGAAAGTTTTTTTGTGAAGTTTTCATCTCTGTGGGGTTTTGTGAGCATCGAGATGGTGATCAATATATGAGAGTGCTTGAAAACATCGGTGAGATAAGCGCGACACTTGCAAATCCCGGCTGTGCTGTCGTGTTGGTTGATGAGCTTTTCAAGAGACGAAAACAACTCATCAAAGTTAATTCGCAAATCGCTTGAACATTTAATTTCGGCATGTGGCATGCGTTGTCTCTTGCAATAAAATATGATGAAAAGTCAAGATGCGTTTTTTTACCCTACCTTGATATCAATGTTTACAAGATCTTGTTCAAACGTGAAGCGGTAGTTTTGTCTACCTGACAGGGCCCGAGCACAATTTGAATTAGGTTTTTTTTCGGCCATTCTGGCCTGAATTACTTGTGTGAGACCCCTGTTTTTACTCATGATATCAGTGGCTCAGAACAGGTTTAACAATTTGTAAGGTCAATTTTATAAATTGTAAATCAGGACATTTGAGCTGTTTTTGTCATTATCTCAATACCGCAAGAATCGGGTTTTCACCGCGGCATTTCAGCGCTAAGCATCAACCTTATGAATGATTATCAACGTATCGAAAAAGCTATCGCCTATATTCAGCAGAATTTTTTAGCTCAACCTGAGCTGGATGACATTGCGAAACAAGTGCATTTGAGTCCATTTCATTTTCAACGGCTCTTCAAAGAGTGGGCTGGGGTTACGCCGAAAAAATTTCTGCAATATCTCAGCATTGAATACGCCAAGAAACTTCTCAAAAAGAATTTATCGCTTTTGGATGCAAGTTTGGAAACTGGCTTGTCTGGCACCAGCCGCTTGCACGATCTCTTCGTCACCGTGGAAGGTATGACTCCGGGCGAGTATAAAAATGGTGGCGAAAATCTCACTCTTCACTACCGCTATGCTAGCACCCTATTTGGTAACATTATCATTGCCTCAACCAGCAAAGGCATTTGCCACTTAGCTTTTATTGATGATGAGGTTTCAGCTCTGGAAGGATTACAGCAGATGTTTCCCAAAGCGGTTCTGTTGAACAAAAAAGATGCATTACAGGAAAAAGCGCTCAAGATTTTTTCTCCTGAAAGCGGAGATCTTGAACAGATAAAACTTCACCTCAAAGCGACACCTTTTCAACTTAAAGTATGGCAATCGCTGCTCAAGATCCCGCCAGGTCGCGTGGAAAGCTATTCAGCCGTTGCAGCACATATTCGCAGCAAAGCCGTGCGTGCCGTTGGTTCTGCAATTGCAAAAAATCCCGTTGCCTATCTCATTCCTTGTCATCGTGTCATTCAATCAACTGGTTGCTTTGGACAGTATCGTTGGGGCTCCGCCAAAAAAGCAAGCCTCATTGGGTGGGAAGTTGCGCAGATTCATAAGGATGACGTTAGACCTCTTGCATAACCCTGCATAACTCAATGATGACGATGTTGATTAGTTGTCACCCTGAACGAATGTGAAGGGTCTCCTCGTTCAATTGTCAGAGGAGATCCTTCCTGCCCGTCCGGCAGGCGGGCGTTACTCTCAGGATGACAAAAAATGGACTGAGTTGCCATTATTGGAGGACTTCGTTGAGGGCTCGCTACGGTTATGCAAGAGGTTTATTAGTGAGTCAGTTTAAAATGCTGCAATTGCAAAAGGAATACGCGAATAAAATTCGTAGCTCAAGAAAAGATGGCTTTGGAAAAACTTTCAAGCGCGGCTTCAACAGCAGGTCGGTTGAGCCGAGGGTATTTTGCAAAAGTGGAATCGGGTATTTTTTTTACCATTTCAGATAGTTTTTTTAGATCTACAAGTTTAGCAGTTGCCAGTGCCTTTACGTCAGCTACGTCTGTTTTATGACCTCGAACAATTTTTGAAAATGCTTGAGCATAAGGATCAAAGTGCATGAACGTTGCCTTGCCAAAAGTGCCGATAGTGATGTGGCGTTTTTTTTCACCAGGCAGGCTGGGTATAAAATCTGTGGGTTTCGCGAGTTCAATGTTAATGTGTAAACGTTCTTTGAGCTTTGAGAGAGATGAAAACAACTCATCCATATCACCAGCAATGTCGATATCAATTGTTCCCTCACGAAAGTCAAAAAGAAGTGCTGTAGCTCCACCTGTTACATAAAACGTTGCACTTTTTTTCAGCACTCGCCCTACCGATTTCATAAACTCTTGTAGGAGTGCTTTCGTAATTGTTCTTCGGCTCATGTATACCACCTGCGATTACGGTGAGTTGTGGGTTGAGGTGTTGGAACGATCGAGGCTAATGCATCACAAAAACTGTCTATTCGTTCGAGGAGAGCACAAAAACGCACATAAGCCATGTCGCCATGTTGTTTTTCCATTGCTTGATAGAGCAGAGTGCGAGTTTGAGGCATGTTCTGGGATATATCAGGCACAGGAACTCCTAAGAAGCGCAATTTTGGACGAAGCTCGGCCACAGCTAATGCTTCTATGCTGGAAAGGTTTCTGTTGTTTAGATGACGTAATCCCACATCAACGATTTCTGCACCCGGCAGTGCGAGCTCTGCAAAATGTTCTACTCCAAAGCGTTTTTGCATCCAACGAAATGTGATGGCAGTTCTTGCCTGAGATGAAAGTTTTGCGGTACTCAATTTTTTTGCGCGCGCTTTTCCACCTTTTTTTCCAATTGTTTTGAGATAGTGACGGACATTTTTCCAGGCCATAATAAACGAAGTTTAATACTTAGCGGCTACGTATGTCAATAGATCTCTTGCAGAACCGTCCCCTTATATTTCAGAATTCACCAACGCTTAAGACGATCGCACCTTCTTGGGTGCAGTTGAAAAATTCGCCGATGCCTTCAATGCCGTTGCAGTGGCCGTAACTTCCTTTTATTTTTGTGGGATGGCTTTGCTGTATCGTTTTGCTGTTGAGAGCGGCAGATCCGCCTTCCATCAACACAAGCTGTTCACGCGCTAATCCTACTCTGCCTCGAGCTGTCACGATTTCATCCAGCAGGCGGATGCTGTCTTTTACGTCTCCACTGCCGGGATCATGAATAATCACTGCATCCGCTTGTTTCAAATACTCATCCCGGAAATAGGCTTCCCCACTACGATTAAGGGCCAGCTTCACATAAATGGGAACTAACTTTCCCTGTGTGCTGCGGTAAAACAGTGTGAAGGTTTGCTCTGTTCCTTCTCTTACGAAAAAATATGACCACGGTTGATTCAAGTTGGGATACGATTTTCCAAGCTCTACTTTTTCAATCACTTGGGCAGCCTGCAAACCTTGGAAGTGCGCCAGCATTTTATTTGGGTCAACATGAATATCGGTTGCGATAATGGTTGCTGCATCAATGGCGTTGTTTTCTGCAAGGCGAAATACTGTTTGAAGAAATGCATAGTGAGTTCCTGCGGCTGGATACAAAAAGCACGGGGTTCTTTTTTGTGTTTTTTCCAGGAGTGCAGAGACGTGTGTTGCAAAGGCATCAAAGACAGGAAGGCTGCGCCACTGGCACAGCTCCCGCAGAGGAACTTTTTTTGCGTGTTGCGCTAGTGTGCCTTTTGTTTGTTCAAACAGAGCATGATTTATTTCTCCGCGGAGCCCTCTTAGTTTTTGATAAGCCGCAATATCTTTTTCTTCTGCGAATATTAATGGCGATGCAAATTTTTCTAGGGTCCAAATTCCAGGGAGAGGTTTTTTAGAATAGGCACTCAAAAGGTGTGAAGCTGTTTTAATTTCTTGCCACGTATCAAAGCGATCCTTGTCACCAGAAGAAGCTGCCACGCTTTGTAAAGGCGCCGTGAAATTTTCTATAAAACCATTATCAAGTTGAGCTTCTAAATGATCGGCAGATTGTAGGTAGTGATCTGCCATCTTGTTCCAATGATCTTTGTAGCTCTTGTTCGTAGAATAGCTATCATTGTTGGGGTTGCTGACATCAATAGCACGCGCATTATTTCTAAGCTCTTCGCCGCGCTGACGTTCTTCTTGAATCCGTTGCCGCGCTGCTTTTTCAAGATCAGCTTTGAATTGAGGAACACTCTCTCCATCTAACACAGCTGGGGTAAGCATTTGGTGTTTATCAATGAGTTGTTTTATTGTGCGGAGATAATCAGCCATAATTCATTATCGGCTGAACATGAGAGAAGTTGTGTGTAAAAAAGGGGACGTCCCCTTATATTTCGAAAAGTGGTTTGGTAAGGATGAAAAATAAAACCGCGAAGGATGCCATGAATTGAGGGGCACTGTAGAAGTTAATATTTGGCTGTCGGTAAGACACTTTTTGTTG is a genomic window of Deltaproteobacteria bacterium CG11_big_fil_rev_8_21_14_0_20_42_23 containing:
- a CDS encoding cysteine methyltransferase, which translates into the protein MNDYQRIEKAIAYIQQNFLAQPELDDIAKQVHLSPFHFQRLFKEWAGVTPKKFLQYLSIEYAKKLLKKNLSLLDASLETGLSGTSRLHDLFVTVEGMTPGEYKNGGENLTLHYRYASTLFGNIIIASTSKGICHLAFIDDEVSALEGLQQMFPKAVLLNKKDALQEKALKIFSPESGDLEQIKLHLKATPFQLKVWQSLLKIPPGRVESYSAVAAHIRSKAVRAVGSAIAKNPVAYLIPCHRVIQSTGCFGQYRWGSAKKASLIGWEVAQIHKDDVRPLA
- a CDS encoding 2,5-diketo-D-gluconic acid reductase, which encodes MLICTLYIAPLSALRLEQWRALIELKKIGLTKHIGVSNYNEERIKEILDAGMAKPEANQIELHPICAQVDLIMYMKKNAIEPIAYSPLAPLSTWRTEDRQGGNVLVGIKEECQSIICEIAKKLKLSEAQILLRWGLQHGYCVLTKSSKLERIRENLDLFDFAISDDDMKRLNKLNQNRAIAWAASGLNPTEVAPHLKKT